In the genome of Telluria mixta, the window AGGCCGCTGCCGCCGAATGGGTGACCATGACGACCCACAGCGGCACCCATCTGGACGCGCCTTACCACTTCCATTCGACGATGGATGCGAAGTCGGGCGAGAAGAAGGCGTCGATCACGATCGACGAGGTGCCGCTGGAGTGGTGCTTCCAGCCGGGCGTGAAGCTGGACTTCCGCCACTTCCCGGATGGCTACGTTGCAACGGCTGCCGACGTTGAAACGGAACTCAAGCGCATCGGCCATGACCTGCAGCCGCTCGACATCGTCGTGGTAAATACCCGCGCGGGCAGCCGCTATGGCCACAACGACTTCGTCCAGGCCGGCTGCGGCATGGGGTACGAAGCAACCATGTATCTGCTCGAACGCGGAGTGCGTCTCACCGGTACCGATGCCTGGAGCTGGGACGCACCATTCTCGTACACCGCGAAGAAGATCACCGAGACTGGTGATGTCTCGCTGATCTGGGAAGGACACAAGGCTGGCCGCGACATCGGCTACTGCCATCTGGAGAAGCTGCACAACCTCGAAGCCTTGCCAGCTCATGGCTTCTACATCAGCTGCTTCCCGCACAAGGTCAGGCGCGGTTCGGCAGGCTGGACCCGCGCGGTGGCGATCGTCGACGACGAGTTGCTGGCACTGCCCCGCAGCGGAGAGACGCGATGAAGCTGGCCACATACCGCAACGGCCGGCCAGATGGGTGCCTGATGGTGGTTTCGCGTGACTTGGCCAGCGCGGTCGACGTGTCGGCTCTGGCGCCGGACCTGCTCCACGCGATCCAGGGCTGGGAGCGCCTGGCTCCGCAACTGCAGCAGATCTCCGACGCGCTCAACGAGGGGTGCGCGACCGGCGCCATAGTCTTCGAGCCCGCCCGATGCATGGCGCCACTGCCGCGTACGTTCCAATGGTGCGACGCTTCGGCCTTTCTGAACCATGGGCGCCTGATGGAGCGGGCATTCAACACGGCGCCGATCCCGGATTTTGAGTCGGTTCCAGTGATGTACCAGGGCGCTGCCGACGACTTCCTCGGTCCGCACGATGCGGTGCCGCTGCCAGATGAAGCGCTCGGGATCGACTTCGAGGGAGAGTTTGGCGTGATCGTCGGATCAGTCGCCATGGGCACGCCCCCATCCCGGGCACTAGAAGCGGTGCGCCTGCTGGTCCAGTTGAACGACTGGAGCCTGCGTGCACTCGGTCCGCGCGAGATGAAAAGTGGCTTCGGCTTCCTGCAGGCCAAGCCGTCGACAAGCTTCGCCCCGGTGGCAATCACGCCGGACGAGCTGGGCGACGCATGGCGCGACGGCCGCGTGCACCTCGACCTTGAGGTCGAGTGGAACGGCCAGGCTTTCGGTCATCCCAACGGCGGCGAGATGAACTTCGGCTTCGGCGAACTGATTGCGCATGCGGCGCGTACACGCCGGCTTAGCGCCGGTACTGTTATCGGCTCCGGCACCGTCTCGAATGTATCGCGCGACGCCGGCTCGGCCTGTATCGCGGAGAGGCGCGTGATCGAGATCATCGACCATGGTGAACCGCGTACCGCTTTCATGCGCTTTGGCGACAGGGTGCGGATGCGCGCGCGCGCCTCTGGCGGAGAACTGCCGTTCGGGATTATCGAGCAGCAGGTCGTCTGTGCCGGGGTGCCAGGCGCCTGAAATGGACAATTGTCCGCACTGGCCGAACCAGCTCTGACAGATGGATTTAAAAGGGTATCCTACGTTGACCGACGAAATTGGCCCGCCAGTGCGATCTCCTGACGGTACTGTCGGCAGGCGGACTTAAGCTCATACGTAATTCGGCAAGGCAACGTCGATGAATCGGCACGCTCAGTCATGGCCAGCAGCGCGGAGCCGACAAGCCCAATCACGCCAGCCCTCTGTTCCGGTCATTGCGCGCC includes:
- a CDS encoding cyclase family protein, encoding MTRKFIDLSIYLENEVLSDPPPLAPKITYQKHTDTLPEFMAMIPGTTVADYPDGEAAAAEWVTMTTHSGTHLDAPYHFHSTMDAKSGEKKASITIDEVPLEWCFQPGVKLDFRHFPDGYVATAADVETELKRIGHDLQPLDIVVVNTRAGSRYGHNDFVQAGCGMGYEATMYLLERGVRLTGTDAWSWDAPFSYTAKKITETGDVSLIWEGHKAGRDIGYCHLEKLHNLEALPAHGFYISCFPHKVRRGSAGWTRAVAIVDDELLALPRSGETR
- a CDS encoding fumarylacetoacetate hydrolase family protein, producing the protein MKLATYRNGRPDGCLMVVSRDLASAVDVSALAPDLLHAIQGWERLAPQLQQISDALNEGCATGAIVFEPARCMAPLPRTFQWCDASAFLNHGRLMERAFNTAPIPDFESVPVMYQGAADDFLGPHDAVPLPDEALGIDFEGEFGVIVGSVAMGTPPSRALEAVRLLVQLNDWSLRALGPREMKSGFGFLQAKPSTSFAPVAITPDELGDAWRDGRVHLDLEVEWNGQAFGHPNGGEMNFGFGELIAHAARTRRLSAGTVIGSGTVSNVSRDAGSACIAERRVIEIIDHGEPRTAFMRFGDRVRMRARASGGELPFGIIEQQVVCAGVPGA